The Mustelus asterias chromosome 23, sMusAst1.hap1.1, whole genome shotgun sequence genome window below encodes:
- the LOC144510495 gene encoding uncharacterized protein LOC144510495: MAMEEVEFTSSRVLEGEDLQSKNSTQTSHQDQAESPNLSTPESFQILNMEGKSTDQSGEMGWKCEDSGKEFNFPSEIETHQPSYTGESPFMCYLCEKGFTRSSGLEKHLRVHTGEGLFICSECGKRFTRSSHLLRHQQVHIKEKPFTCSECGKGFSRSSRLLRHQRVHPGQARLSSSECGKGFTQPSNRLKHSRVKTRERLFTCSKCGKGFCRSSTLLRHQKVHK; this comes from the exons ATGGCGATGGAGGAGGTTGAATTTACTTCGAGTCG ggtattagaaggggaggatttgcagtcgAAAAACTCAacccaaacatcacatcaggatcaggCAGAGTCACCCAATTTATCAACACCTGAATCTTTtcagattttgaacatggaaggaaaaagcaccgatCAGAGCGGGGAGATGGGCTGGAAATGTGAGGATAGCGGGAAGGAATTCAATTTCCCATCTGAGATAGAAACGCATCAGCCTAGTTACACTGGAGAGAGTCCGTTCATGTGCTActtgtgtgagaagggattcacacgTTCATCCGGTCTGGAGAAACATCTGCGAGTTCAtacgggggaggggctgtttatctgctccgagtgtgggaagcgattcactcggTCTTctcatctgctgagacaccagcaagttcatattaaggagaagccgttcacttgttctgagtgtgggaagggattcagccggTCATCccgtctgctgagacaccagcgagttcaccccGGGCAGGCACGTTTGTCCagttccgagtgtgggaagggatttactcagccaTCCAACCGTCTGAAACACTCAAGAGTTAAAACTCGGGAGAGACTATTCACTtgttccaagtgtgggaagggattttgtCGTTCGTCCAccttgctgagacaccagaaaGTCCACAAGTGA